A window of the Thalassoglobus sp. JC818 genome harbors these coding sequences:
- a CDS encoding family 16 glycoside hydrolase codes for MFRVFISCFLVGALSITACGEEGYQSLFNGKDLTGWDGNPELWSVEDGLITGKTNGPDHLDHNQFLIWDGGEVGDFELKLEFRVLGDNNSGVQYRSKRLPDVGKWSVGGYQADIHGKPEYTGMLYDERGRGIVAQRGQKVTVDNEGKKHASALDVAVKPIDVTDWHELTITCKGNKLKHAIDGVTTVEIIDDHEAEREMKGLIAFQVHRGPAMTAQFRNIRLKTLDQKKKADKKTSQSKVRPENANPKWIWLNEGDQLAEKVFFRKEFEVKGAIAAARLYTTCDDQMTIYLDGKKVLESSSWSEPVFFDINPLIDGDAPGGKHVLAVEAKNSDGPAGLLVMLNFESGWRDAWSIVSDGSWQASAKPGKGWRNLDFKESDSWKEANVVAELTGGPWEMTDERLLAAAKLKQPEATPIDQLITKKGFEVELLYSVPKDQEGSWVSMCTDPEGRLIVCDQYGGLFRVTPPGIRGATEVEIEPIKLNIGEAQGLLWAFDSLYIVVNSGGKFTSGVYRATDTDGDDQLDQLTTLRQWPGGSGEHGPHAVLLTPDGEGLYIVVGNKTDLTEFSSSRVPQIWDEDNMLPRAYGRGFMKGTPAPGGYISRIDPEGKNWELITVGFRNEYDAALNADGELFTYDADMEWDINTPWYRPTRISHVLSGVDFGWRNGGGKFPEHFADTLPPVVNIGPGSPTGIVFGYGAKFPARYQNALFISDWSYGKMYAVHLKPAGATYNAEFEEFITGTPLPLTDLVVNPVDGAMYFAIGGRRVQSGLYRVTYTGKQSTEPADAHQKNGAKLRALRARLEKLHGEKHPRAVKIAWKHLGHQDRVIRTAARTAIEHRPVSEWQEQALNEPDPNVRIEALLALCRTHRRPSKNDAEAVDTTPPDWSQPTQISKEDQELQAKILISLGQLKPESLDRQQQLAALRVLQLALLRFGQPAAEVRDELIKHLNPMLPADSPEANSMLLDVLIYLQSPEAAAKGVALLNEAPSQEEQILYAKSLRHLVVGWTPELQEQYFNWFVKAAGYRGGASFGMFVNNIKEEAVAHLTDEEKTRLEPVLTKQPEGQVNPLAAEPRPFVKKWTMEELLPKVESSLVNRDFEHGRKMFGAANCFACHRFAGEGGAVGPDLTGLAGRFDRKYILESILDPSKVISDQYSAVQILTIDGKVVHGRIVNLAGDSFQINTNMLDPNAQTNVDRKQIEEMMPSKVSMMPQGLADTLNEEELLDLMAFLLSRGNRDDKMFSKPEQASATP; via the coding sequence TTCATTTCCTGCTTCCTCGTGGGAGCTCTTTCCATCACAGCGTGCGGTGAGGAGGGATATCAGTCTCTCTTCAATGGAAAAGACCTCACCGGATGGGACGGCAATCCCGAACTCTGGTCCGTCGAAGACGGTTTGATCACTGGTAAAACAAATGGACCTGACCATCTGGATCACAACCAGTTTCTCATCTGGGACGGTGGGGAAGTTGGTGACTTCGAACTGAAACTCGAGTTTCGCGTTCTGGGAGACAACAACTCGGGCGTTCAATACCGTTCGAAGAGGCTGCCGGACGTCGGCAAGTGGTCCGTTGGCGGATATCAGGCCGATATTCACGGGAAACCAGAATACACAGGGATGCTCTACGATGAGCGCGGACGTGGGATCGTCGCTCAACGCGGTCAGAAGGTGACTGTCGACAATGAAGGGAAAAAACATGCAAGCGCTCTCGATGTCGCAGTGAAGCCGATTGACGTCACCGATTGGCATGAACTGACCATCACGTGCAAAGGAAACAAACTCAAGCACGCGATTGACGGAGTCACGACCGTCGAGATCATTGATGATCACGAAGCTGAACGAGAGATGAAGGGGCTGATCGCGTTTCAAGTTCACCGCGGCCCAGCGATGACAGCACAGTTCCGCAACATTCGCCTGAAAACACTCGACCAGAAAAAGAAGGCCGACAAGAAGACCAGCCAGTCAAAAGTACGGCCTGAAAACGCCAATCCAAAATGGATCTGGCTCAATGAAGGTGATCAACTCGCTGAGAAGGTTTTCTTTCGCAAAGAGTTCGAAGTCAAAGGAGCCATCGCGGCAGCACGACTCTACACCACTTGCGATGACCAAATGACGATCTACCTGGACGGAAAGAAAGTTCTCGAAAGCTCAAGCTGGTCGGAACCGGTTTTTTTCGACATCAATCCACTCATCGACGGAGATGCTCCGGGTGGAAAACACGTTCTTGCAGTTGAAGCCAAAAACAGCGACGGACCTGCCGGGTTGCTGGTCATGCTGAACTTTGAATCTGGCTGGCGCGACGCATGGTCGATCGTTTCTGACGGGAGTTGGCAAGCATCCGCCAAGCCGGGGAAAGGCTGGCGGAACCTCGACTTCAAAGAGTCGGACTCCTGGAAAGAAGCCAACGTGGTCGCTGAATTGACCGGCGGTCCGTGGGAGATGACAGACGAACGACTGCTTGCAGCTGCCAAACTCAAACAACCTGAAGCAACTCCAATTGATCAGCTCATCACCAAGAAGGGCTTCGAAGTCGAGTTGCTTTATTCGGTCCCCAAAGACCAGGAAGGGTCCTGGGTCAGCATGTGTACTGATCCCGAAGGACGTTTGATTGTCTGCGATCAATACGGTGGGCTCTTTCGCGTCACTCCTCCGGGAATCCGAGGAGCGACCGAAGTTGAGATTGAACCGATCAAATTGAATATCGGAGAAGCACAAGGACTTCTCTGGGCATTCGACAGCCTCTACATCGTCGTGAACTCAGGCGGAAAATTCACCAGTGGTGTTTACCGAGCGACCGATACTGACGGAGACGATCAACTGGACCAGCTGACGACATTGCGTCAGTGGCCCGGTGGAAGCGGAGAACATGGTCCTCACGCAGTCCTGCTGACTCCAGATGGCGAAGGGTTGTATATCGTCGTCGGAAACAAGACCGACTTGACGGAGTTCTCAAGCTCGCGCGTCCCACAGATTTGGGATGAAGACAACATGCTGCCTCGCGCTTACGGCCGTGGCTTCATGAAAGGCACTCCTGCTCCCGGTGGATACATCAGCCGAATTGATCCTGAAGGCAAAAACTGGGAACTGATCACTGTCGGATTTCGAAACGAGTACGACGCTGCTCTGAACGCCGACGGAGAACTCTTCACTTACGATGCGGACATGGAATGGGACATCAACACTCCGTGGTATCGTCCGACTCGCATTTCGCACGTCTTAAGCGGAGTCGATTTTGGATGGAGAAACGGTGGCGGCAAGTTCCCAGAACACTTCGCGGACACTCTCCCACCTGTCGTTAACATCGGACCGGGATCGCCAACAGGAATCGTGTTTGGCTACGGTGCGAAGTTCCCTGCCCGTTACCAGAATGCACTGTTCATCAGTGACTGGAGTTACGGGAAGATGTATGCCGTCCATTTGAAACCGGCTGGAGCGACATACAACGCCGAGTTCGAAGAGTTCATCACTGGCACACCTCTTCCACTGACCGACTTGGTCGTCAATCCGGTTGATGGAGCGATGTATTTCGCGATCGGTGGTCGAAGAGTGCAATCGGGTCTCTACCGAGTCACTTACACAGGCAAGCAGTCGACAGAACCTGCCGACGCCCATCAGAAGAATGGTGCCAAGCTTCGCGCACTTCGAGCTCGTCTGGAAAAACTGCACGGAGAAAAACATCCTCGCGCTGTCAAAATCGCCTGGAAACATCTCGGTCATCAAGACCGTGTGATTCGAACCGCAGCCCGAACAGCGATCGAACACCGCCCGGTCAGCGAATGGCAAGAGCAAGCCCTGAACGAACCTGATCCAAATGTACGAATTGAAGCACTTCTGGCATTGTGTCGAACACATCGTCGTCCGTCCAAAAACGACGCTGAAGCTGTCGACACAACGCCCCCGGACTGGAGTCAGCCCACACAAATCTCCAAAGAGGACCAAGAACTCCAAGCGAAGATTCTCATTTCTCTCGGCCAACTGAAACCAGAATCTCTTGATCGCCAACAACAGTTGGCTGCATTGCGAGTTTTGCAGCTCGCTTTGCTTCGGTTCGGCCAGCCTGCTGCGGAAGTCCGAGACGAACTCATCAAACATTTGAATCCAATGCTTCCAGCTGACAGCCCGGAAGCGAACTCCATGCTGCTGGATGTTCTGATTTATCTGCAATCTCCAGAGGCAGCTGCCAAGGGAGTTGCACTGCTCAACGAGGCTCCTTCACAAGAAGAACAGATCCTCTACGCGAAGTCACTGCGACATCTGGTCGTAGGCTGGACTCCAGAACTGCAGGAGCAGTATTTCAACTGGTTTGTGAAAGCGGCTGGTTATCGCGGAGGAGCAAGCTTCGGCATGTTTGTGAACAACATCAAAGAAGAAGCTGTCGCTCACCTCACAGACGAAGAAAAGACTCGCCTCGAACCTGTTCTCACGAAACAACCGGAAGGTCAGGTCAATCCATTGGCTGCTGAGCCACGACCGTTCGTGAAGAAGTGGACCATGGAAGAACTGCTTCCGAAAGTTGAGTCGAGCCTCGTCAACCGCGACTTTGAGCATGGCCGAAAGATGTTTGGTGCAGCGAACTGCTTCGCCTGCCATCGCTTCGCAGGAGAAGGTGGAGCAGTCGGCCCGGATCTGACTGGATTGGCTGGCCGATTCGATCGGAAGTACATTTTGGAATCGATTCTCGATCCAAGCAAAGTCATCAGCGATCAGTACTCAGCTGTCCAAATTCTAACGATCGACGGCAAGGTCGTTCATGGACGCATCGTCAACCTTGCTGGCGACTCCTTCCAGATCAACACAAACATGCTCGATCCAAATGCCCAGACCAATGTGGACAGAAAACAGATCGAAGAGATGATGCCGTCCAAAGTCTCAATGATGCCGCAGGGACTGGCAGACACTCTCAATGAGGAAGAATTGCTCGACCTGATGGCATTTCTTCTTTCACGCGGAAATCGCGATGACAAGATGTTTTCCAAACCGGAACAGGCTTCAGCGACTCCGTAG
- a CDS encoding helix-turn-helix domain-containing protein, with protein sequence MSKKYLSLEEAAKMLNVSPAELLRMREQNEIRGFADRGNFKFKTDDVEALAREFGADSNPELPLLDEDDDQDDVGEQPTVISKGGLEDLDDSLKSSDSDVRIVGGPDIDLIDDSDSDVKLVGLDSSDDIPVEEDKTAPEMNLGDSDSDVRLMGSPEEAEKSSDDAGSDSDVKLVSDDDDASDVTLMSNEHEAVRVSGDEQSVFADDDDSGISLDTDDSSLIGEDSSLMLGAGSGIALEGPTDSGIELTADEDDEGITLDLDDDSGISLVSDESGISLDVADDSGISLEEDDHSGTIPMMDALSDDSVAETQFEIPPLEDESPSSVFDLDTVDADDNALSSAELGTSDSVFDLDDEGSASEFASSDVFDAEEDDLEIEEDVFGDDDDLDVFDADDDVFDDEEGDEYPSRIRGRAGSDAEWGTGVFAGLTIASLLLLVCGVVMIDLVNTMSNASSPNPISGAILNALGGLYS encoded by the coding sequence ATGTCGAAAAAGTATCTGAGCCTCGAAGAAGCCGCCAAAATGTTGAACGTCTCCCCCGCAGAATTGTTGCGGATGCGGGAGCAGAACGAGATCCGTGGATTTGCTGATCGCGGGAACTTCAAGTTTAAGACCGATGATGTCGAAGCACTGGCTCGTGAATTCGGAGCTGACTCCAATCCAGAGCTTCCTCTTCTTGATGAAGACGATGATCAGGATGACGTCGGAGAACAGCCAACCGTCATCTCCAAGGGTGGGCTGGAAGATCTTGACGATTCGCTGAAAAGCAGCGACAGCGACGTGAGAATCGTGGGTGGACCGGATATCGATCTCATCGATGACAGCGACAGCGATGTGAAACTCGTCGGCCTCGACAGCTCCGATGATATTCCTGTTGAGGAAGACAAAACCGCTCCCGAGATGAATCTCGGTGACAGCGACAGCGACGTCCGTCTAATGGGATCTCCTGAAGAAGCGGAGAAGAGCTCGGACGATGCTGGAAGCGACAGCGACGTGAAGCTGGTGAGCGACGACGACGATGCAAGTGACGTGACGCTGATGAGCAATGAACACGAAGCTGTCCGTGTCAGCGGAGATGAACAGTCCGTGTTCGCCGATGACGATGATTCGGGAATCTCACTCGATACCGATGACAGCTCGCTGATCGGAGAAGACAGCTCGCTCATGCTTGGAGCAGGCAGTGGTATTGCTCTCGAGGGACCAACCGACAGCGGAATCGAACTGACCGCTGACGAAGACGATGAGGGAATCACTCTCGATCTGGATGACGATTCCGGAATCTCTCTGGTCAGCGACGAAAGTGGAATTTCTCTCGACGTCGCGGACGACAGTGGAATCTCGCTCGAAGAAGACGACCACTCGGGAACAATTCCGATGATGGACGCCCTCTCAGACGATTCCGTCGCTGAGACACAATTCGAGATTCCTCCGCTTGAGGACGAAAGCCCAAGCAGTGTGTTCGATCTCGACACTGTCGATGCTGACGACAACGCCCTCAGCTCAGCTGAACTGGGAACAAGCGACAGCGTCTTCGATCTCGACGATGAAGGCTCCGCTTCTGAATTCGCATCGTCGGATGTCTTTGATGCTGAAGAAGACGATCTGGAAATCGAAGAAGATGTCTTCGGTGACGATGATGACCTCGACGTCTTTGACGCGGACGACGACGTCTTCGACGATGAAGAAGGTGATGAGTATCCATCACGGATTCGCGGCCGAGCAGGATCGGACGCTGAATGGGGAACCGGCGTTTTCGCTGGGCTGACGATTGCGAGTCTGCTGCTCCTCGTTTGCGGAGTGGTCATGATTGACCTCGTCAACACCATGTCAAACGCATCATCACCGAACCCAATTTCGGGAGCCATCCTGAATGCACTCGGTGGACTCTACAGCTAA